A region of Bicyclus anynana chromosome 15, ilBicAnyn1.1, whole genome shotgun sequence DNA encodes the following proteins:
- the LOC112043173 gene encoding opsin-2, whose amino-acid sequence MIPTLNMDNDTQNFNTYGAYFAPLRSIDGSKMLVEGLEGEALAAIPDHWMSYASPPASAHTALALLYCFFTAAALIGNGLVIFIFSTTKSLRTSSNLLILNLAILDFLMMAKAPIFIYNSANRGFASGVLGCQIFALIGSYSGIGAGMTNACIAYDRHSTITRPLDGRLSRGKALLMIACIWIYATPWSILPLLKIWGRFVPEGYLTSCSFDYLTNSFDTKLFVGCIFVCSYCFPMFFILYFYSGIVKQVFAHEAALREQAKKMNVESLRSNQNAAAESAEIRIAKAALTVCFLFVASWTPYGVMALIGAYGDQNLLTPGVTMIPAVTCKAVACIDPWVYAISHPKYRQELQRRMPWLQINEPDDNASTGTTNTTNSTTPTA is encoded by the exons ATGATACCCACACTCAACATGGATAACGACACCCAAAATTTCAACACCTACGGTGCTTACTTTGCACCATTAAG ATCTATAGACGGCTCAAAAATGTTAGTGGAAGGCCTAGAAGGCGAAGCACTGGCAGCTATCCCCGACCACTGGATGTCATACGCGTCGCCGCCTGCCAGCGCGCACACCGCCCTAGCATTGCTTTATTGTTTCTTCACCGCCGCCGCGTTGATCGGAAACGGACTCGTCATATTTATATTCTCTAC GACAAAGAGTTTACGGACGTCAAGCAACCTCCTAATCCTAAACTTAGCGATATTAGACTTTCTAATGATGGCAAAAGCTCCAATCTTCATTTACAACAGCGCCAATCGCGGCTTCGCTAGTGGCGTACTTGGCTGTCAAATATTTGCCTTAATAGGCTCTTACAGCGGCATCGGTGCTGGAATGACTAACGCATGCATCGCTTATGACag GCACTCCACGATAACACGTCCACTAGACGGACGGTTATCGCGAGGGAAAGCTTTACTAATGATCGCTTGCATCTGGATATATGCTACGCCTTGGTCCATACTACCGTTATTGAAGATTTGGGGTAGATTTGTACCAG AGGGTTACCTAACGTCCTGCAGCTTCGACTACCTCACAAATAGTTTTGACACAAAACTCTTTGTGGGATGTATATTCGTCTGTAGTTACTGTTTCCCAATGTTcttcatattatatttctacAGCGGCATCGTCAAACAAGTGTTTGCGCACGAAGCAGCATTAag gGAGCAAGCGAAGAAAATGAACGTAGAATCACTACGATCGAATCAAAACGCGGCAGCAGAGTCAGCGGAAATCAGGATAGCGAAAGCAGCGCTTACAGTGTGCTTCCTCTTCGTGGCTTCGTGGACGCCCTACGGAGTGATGGCGCTCATAGGAGCTTACGGAGACCAGAACTTACTTACGCCTGGT GTAACAATGATTCCAGCGGTTACATGCAAGGCAGTAGCGTGCATAGATCCATGGGTGTACGCGATCAGCCATCCTAAGTATAG ACAAGAACTTCAGCGGCGAATGCCCTGGCTCCAAATAAATGAGCCGGACGACAACGCATCGACTGGCACCACCAATACCACCAACTCTACAACCCCTACAGCGTAA
- the LOC112043175 gene encoding protein FAM166B-like, with product MWVDVSGRERQNYLSAANGSFIPGYTGHCPLLKFRYGKCYGDNTRHILKEIRSKGLFNKPLKYRPGDNYEIDNMPRRSGPMRDVYDGTRHRQPAYMTGYTGYVPGMHFTYGKSYGRAADDCMADFSASQRELQRKTNLNRSFVRSRSAPKMETVHSRDEIRRDLNRFIEINKYKENTISPEFPPIAGYTGHIPRIKGSEASLSQRYHCAAKRGLELIKMERDKRKELQNADINIRAILKDHDRKSSYWNWG from the exons GTACACAGGCCATTGCCCGCTACTGAAGTTTCGCTACGGGAAATGCTACGGCGACAACACGCGGCACATTCTCAAAGAAATACGCTCTAAAGGACTGTTCAA CAAACCACTGAAGTATAGGCCAGGAGACAACTACGAGATCGATAACATGCCGCGACGCAGCGGGCCCATGCGCGACGTGTACGACGGCACGCGACACAGACAGCCCGCCTACATGACCGGCTACACGGGATACGTGCCCGGCATGCATTTCAC ATATGGAAAATCCTACGGACGTGCAGCCGACGATTGCATGGCAGACTTCAGCGCAAGCCAAAGAGAGTTGCAACGCAAGACAAATCTCAACAGGAGCTTTGTGAGATCGCGGAGCGCTCCCAAGATGGAGACCGTTCATTCCCGAGATGAGATCAGAAGAGATTTGAATAGATTTATAGAGATCAATAAATACAAAG AGAACACAATATCACCGGAATTTCCACCAATAGCGGGATACACGGGCCACATCCCGAGAATAAAAGGCTCCGAGGCCTCCCTCAGCCAGCGCTACCACTGCGCGGCCAAACGCGGCCTTGAGCTCATCAAGATGGAGAGGGACAAACGTAAg GAACTCCAGAACGCTGACATCAACATCAGAGCCATCTTGAAGGACCACGACAGGAAGTCTTCGTATTGGAACTGGGGATAG